One genomic segment of Luteibaculum oceani includes these proteins:
- a CDS encoding MBL fold metallo-hydrolase, protein MHIEKFTFNPFQENTYVLSHNNKAIVFDPGCFNAAEQKILTDYLESNELELVGLWATHCHLDHVFGAEALMDKYKLPFCIPEKDVFTYEMAPKSAAFFGIPDFQVPEADASIKPGQYQFQGINYEIRFTPGHSVGHVVFVFHEQKMVIAGDVLFDGSIGRTDLPGGDFDTLATSIKTQLYTLPDDYTVYCGHGPETTIGKEKSTNPFVSA, encoded by the coding sequence ATGCACATCGAGAAATTTACATTTAACCCATTTCAAGAAAACACATATGTGCTTAGCCATAACAACAAAGCAATAGTTTTTGATCCCGGTTGTTTTAACGCCGCAGAACAAAAAATTCTAACAGACTATCTAGAAAGTAACGAATTAGAATTGGTTGGATTGTGGGCTACCCACTGCCATCTCGACCATGTATTTGGTGCAGAGGCACTTATGGACAAGTATAAACTTCCGTTTTGCATTCCCGAAAAGGATGTATTCACTTACGAAATGGCTCCAAAATCTGCAGCATTTTTTGGAATCCCCGACTTTCAAGTACCTGAGGCAGATGCATCCATTAAACCGGGTCAATATCAGTTCCAGGGAATAAACTACGAAATCCGCTTTACCCCAGGACATAGTGTTGGACACGTAGTTTTTGTTTTTCACGAGCAAAAAATGGTTATCGCCGGAGATGTGTTATTTGATGGCAGTATTGGGAGAACCGACCTTCCAGGGGGTGATTTCGACACCCTGGCCACCAGTATTAAAACACAATTGTACACCCTTCCAGATGACTATACAGTATACTGCGGGCACGGTCCAGAAACAACTATAGGGAAAGAAAAAAGCACTAACCCATTCGTTAGTGCTTAG